The sequence AGCTTTTCCCACAAAATTTATCCTTGACGTTGATTTAGGTTGGTAAATGCACAATGCCTAATCCGAGGAGAAAAACTGGTGTGGAGGAAAACGTCTCTGCATTACAGTTGGTGATGGATGCTGTCCTTCAAAACATCATAGTGTGTCATGTATTAGATGAAAGGAAActgccactgaactccatcctCACAAAGAGAATAGTGTGTGTCGTACATAATGTGCCTTGTCATATTATTATATCAAAATTaattgagaaggaaagaaatcagatgaaggaaataatgtatacagTGGTCCATTTTTAACACAAAGTGCCTTGAACTGGTTTAGGTCAGCAAAGGACAGAAGAAACAGGATATGCCAGGCTCCTGATTGGATGGGCAATTCCTGCTCATTGGGGCCCCTCTCCTCCCCATTTAGTTGCCCTCACTTCAACCAAAGAAGATTAGTCTAAGATGAAAGTTTACTAGCCTGGAAAATAGCTCGTTTTGTCTGTTCTTCTCAGcctgcccagctacttaggtcatAAGTCAAATACTTGAAGTGCCCCTGAGCTGACTAGGATAGCAATGCATTGTGGGCTGCAACAAAGTGCAGTAAGACAACCCTAGAAAAATACCTAAAGTCTCTCCCCAAAAATCAATAGGCAACACCTGGGAAGATTGTGACCCCACAGTTCTCAGCCTATGAGGAACCAGGGGAGGGACCTGCACACTAGGGGATAAATTGCTTGTGGAAAGTGTGCTGGGTTTGTCTGCCCATCAGATACCAGATCTTGCAACACTGtcattaaaagtctcactttctgccaggtggagtggctcacacctgtaatcccaacactttgggaagctgaggtgggcagattacctgaggtctggagttcgagaccagtctggccaacatgctgaaacaccatctccactgacaatacaaaaattagctgggcatggggacacatgcgtgtaatcccagctactcgggaggttgtggcaggagaattcattgagcccaggagatggagctgagatggcaccactgcactccggcctggccaactgagcgagactctgtctcaaaaggacaaaaaaaaaaaaaaaaaagaaaaaaaggaaagaacatctcactcacttgaacccgagaggtggaggtggcagtgagcagagatcatatcATTGCACACCTgtatggtgacagagtgagactctgtctcaaaaacaaaaaaacaaaaaaagaaatcacaaattcATATCAGTCACATTAAATCTAACTAATCAGCTGTcaacataaagattctagaaAGTAAAGAACGTACAAGTAAGTTGAAAGGCTTCCcatattcatggataggaagactaaACCTAACTAACACACAATACTACACACATGATCTACAGACTAACAACAACTGCTACCAAACTGGCAATAGCCATctgtgcagaaatggaaaagataatCCTAAGATTTTAATGAACTTGTACGTGCCTCAAATAGCCATGGCAATATTGAAAAAGAATAGTGTTGAAAGATGCACATTCATGAGattgaaatctaaaaataaaaattaaaaaaaaaacagaaaaattcagaCACCATGCTTCTACTGTGGGGGACACCCATAAGTATCACAGATATAGAATTGAGAGCACAGAATTAAATGCATACATACAGAGTCAGCTGATCtccaacaaaggtgccaagaatacacaatggggaaaggaaaacGACTTCCACAAATGATGGTAAAACTGCATATTCTCATTCACATGAAGAAATGGAATGCTGACAGCGTGCTCAAGGCTGTGTTTCTCCCTCCATTTCTAAGACACTGGAGCTTTTCAGTGAGCCCACAGTGAATTTTCATTCTGTCCTCCATGCCCAGGGAGCATGATACCACAGGTAAACAGCAAGGACAGACAAATGAATGTCCTGCCATGAAACCTAAGTTCATAAGGTGTGGATCAATCTCTCCTATGCATCTGGGCACACTGCAGAAGAGTTTTATATTCAGGATTAAGTAACTGCCTGTGACAGAACTATGTCCCAAACCAAAGGCTGTGACATTTTGCAGTGGCACAGGCAGAAAAGAGCAGGTATTCTCTGAAAAATCATCTTTAAATAATAAACCAAGAACAGGTGATTGAAAATACAGGATACTCAAAAGCCCATGAACATAGTACTCCTCATGATGATGACATTAAACTCTGAAAATAACAAACGTGACttatatttacttttcctttttctctttctacaccCTCCCTAAGCCTCCCAAGCAGAAGGTATAACATGAAGGTTCTTGGAAATGCTGTTTTATTAGACCCCATCTGAAGTCTTGTTGCCTACCTGGAAAGGCATCCTCTTCCCTGCTGAGATTTTCCAAAATTCACTCTTTAAAACCACCAACATCAGGATAAGTCAGTGAGAGGTGCACTCACTTCTCCTCCTCCCGGTGAAGACTCACTGGCTCACACAAAATCTCCTGGTTGGTCCTCTGGGTTCACACACATTTCTACAGCCCCTCTGGTCATACCTATACACTTGCAAAATCATTTGCTCTCAACAGACCCCCAACATTTTTTAACAGGAATCCAGATTAAGGTTTCTATATATTGAAGCCAGCAAATTTGTTTCTCAGAAAATGAGTTAGTTCAAGGTACGTACCCAGGACAGGTGATGGTAAAATCTGCAATGAGACAAAAGAAGATGCTATGAGGATCAGATCAATTCTGCTGCCCTCTTACACAGATCCGTTCGTCTGTTGATGACTTCAGAAAACTACTTTTGAAACAGTGGTTGAGTCCATGTCAAAGACAAAACACTCTAGCATAGAGGACATGCATGGAAAAGACAAGAGCTTTTCTCACAGAATTTCTTTGAAGTTGATTTAGATTGGTAAACTCACAATGCCTAATTCAAAGAGGAAAACTGGTGTCGACGAAAATGCCTCTGCATTAGAGTTGATGATTGCTGCTGTCATTCAAAAACATCCTACCATGTCATGTATTAGATGGGAAGACATTCCCAGTGAACTCCACCCCAAGAAGGACTATTGTGTATGTTGTACATAATGTGTCCCATCATATCCTTATACCAAAATTAATTGAGAGGGAAAGAAATCAGGTGAAGGAAATAGTGTATACAGTGGTCCATTTTTAAGACAAAGTGCCTTGAAGTTGTTTAGCTCAGCAAAGCACAGAAGAAATACTAGGCTCATGCTTGGATGGGCAATGCCAGCTTGTTGGGTCCCCCTTCCACCTCGCTTAGTTGTCCTCACTTTAACAAAGAAGTACAGTCTAAGTTAAAAGTTTACTAGCCTGCAAAATAGCTTGCTTGGTCTGTTCTTCTCAGcctgcccagctacttaggtcatAAGTCAAATACTTGAAAAGCTCCTAAGCTGACTAGGATGGCAATTCATTGTGGGCTTCCACAAAATGCAGTAAGacaaccataaatatatatatatatatatatatttatatttttatatatatatatatatatgtatcttgcAAGACCATCATTAAAATTCTCACTTTCTCTGTTCTGCAGGCctctgagtccattctttgggtttcaATGGGTGAGTTTGTTTCTCACATCAGGAAAGCACCATTTCCTTAGAATGCAAAGAAAGGGAGTCTTACCTGGGCATCATCATTATCTTCCTCACTTGGTGGTAGAGATTTTAAACTCAGGCTGTCCTCAGGGGGGCCTAAAAGGACACAGAGTTAATGTCAGTGCCCTGGTGGTTGGAGACTGTGGGTCCCTCAGGGAGCTTTGCTGGATGTGGCATATGGAGCGTGGGACTGAAGATTCTGAGACCATCTCAGAGAAACAACTATGTTCAAGTAGTGAGCATGAGGGAGTCTCACCAGATATCTCGCATCTTAGTCAGTGCCTGGACCTAATAAGACTCTGCATTCTCAAGTCAAAGACCAAGGCTTTGATGTTTGCTGTGACATAGACAGGAAAAACTGATCTTCTGGTAACCATTAAACaccagagcaagaaaaaaaatggttacaaACACAGCACACAAAGCCCATGGAGGCAAATGACCTCGTCTCtatcttattaaaatacaaaaggaacAAGTCACACTTCTACACATATTTCCTTTGTTTCTGATTTCATTGCCCTTTTCCTGATTTCCAAAGCAACAAGTGTCACCCAACTGCTCCCAGAGATCCTCCTAGACTATCATGCTCTACCTGCAGGTCTGCCTCATCACAGCTGCCCTCATGGACGGTGTCCATTGGCCAATCTTTAGAGACAAAAACTCCACAAGAAGTTATTCCAGAGAGCAACTCACCCACCCTCCTACTCCAGGTGAGGCCACACTGGGTTGTACGAGATCACTCTGCCCTTCCCTCGGTGTTGTCAgactctccctgggctctggggaGTCAGAGGTCTCTAGAAAGGCATTGCTCACACTTGCCAGCCTTCAAGTGAGAAAGAGGAACTGAAGGAACCACCTTTCAACTTTTTCCTTCCAATGGCCCATTATAGGTCTCACCTCCAATCTCACAGCCCTGAGATTCCCACTTTAAGGTGCATGCTTTGAGTTAGAGGAGTTCAATAATCAGCCCCTCAGCCAGGCTTACAGCAGATGTGAAAGAACATTCTGCGGGGATGGAAATCTCTCTGCTGCATGAACAGAAGGCTGCTGGGGGATTGCATGGTGGCTGTTGAGATGaagttctgaattttttttttttttttttcgagacagagtttcactcttgctgcccaggctggagtacaatggcatgatctcggctcactgcaacctctgcctcccggactcaggcgattcttctgtctcagtctcctgagtagccgggttcacaggcatgcaccaccacacatgggctaatttttgcatttttagtagagatggggtttcaccatgttggccaggttggtctcgaactcctgacctcagctgatccacctgccccagcctcccacagtgctggaattacaggtatgagacgccatgcccagccctgaacttttaattgtaaatatttaaatgtatttaaatatgaagAGGCACATATATGACCGAGAACCGCACTAGATGGCACAGGAGACCCAGACATGAGGAAGACATGACTCCCCTCGCCTGGTGTTTTCTTGCAAAATGGTTCGCAGCTCTGCTCCACCATACATTTATGGTTACTTAGTGAACATCTGCAAAAGGTCCAGTCACTGTGTGGGGCTGGGGATATAACAATGAGGACAACATCCAGATCCAGAGGGATGCCAGCAGGggggacacatgcacacaagggAAGAGCGTGGCCCTGCACACCCTGTCTAGACAGGATCAGAGCAGCAGGAGCCGAGGGCCAGAGGCACCTCACTGTCCTCAAGAGCTCAACCTCATCTCCAGGGACCCTGATTCAGAAGCTGGGGCAGGCTCCAGGATTGGTGTAGGGCTCAACAGGCTGGACAGACTGAGAAGGGAACATTTCCACACCTGCGCTAGATCCCAGCCCAGGGCTGACCTAGAACTCATCCCAGGGATGTGTTCACTGCAATGCCCATGGGGCCTAACATGATCTCCCCAGGACTGACCTCTGGGATAGGGACTAATGAGGAAGACACAGtcactgccctggcaggaaaggCCCATAGCCAGGGATCCTCTATCCAACCTGTGGGAAGACACAACACAGATAGAGTTTGACACTGAAGATTCCAAACCttctataaaataaatggaaactgaTGTGTTCTGGATTCCACAGAAGAGTTGCAAGGATGAGCTGGACTCTGGAATCAGTCACCATCCCTTTGCTGAGCTCCTGGTGCACTGGAACTCAtgtccctccccacctcccctgctACTCGGGAGTGCTGAAGCTACAGGCCCAGTGTTAGGGGGTCCGTCCCATTGAAACAcatttcagccaggcacggtggctcacacctgtaatcccagcattttgggaggcagaggcgagtggatcacctgatgtcaggagttcgagaccagcctggccaacatgcagaaacctcgtctctattacaaatacaaaaattagctgggcatgctggcccatgcctgtaattccagctactcggcagactgaggcaggagaattacttgaacttaggaggtagatattgcagtgagctgagatcgcaccactgcactccagccagtgagatcgcaccactcactccagagtgagactccatctcaaaaaaaaaagaaaaaggaagaccacacacacacatttctgggCCAGAAAACCATTGGCCAACAGTGTCTCCTCAAGGACCATCCCTCAAGTGACTTCCAGaagaggtgaaaaagaaaaactcatctgTTCCAGCCCCAGGAAGATCAGGTCTGGGACCTGTCTGTGTCTGTCCTGACCCTGAAGTCCATCCCTGCTGACTTGTGTCCTGTCTGCTCTGTGTCAGGCAAGTGGGGACCTGATTCCTGTTCTGACCCCTCACCAATTTCTGCTGGTGTCACTGCCATCATTGCACAAAGAGATGGAGATGACAAGAGAAAGCAATGAAACTGCATATTTGAGGCATTTAAGATGATGTCCACACCATGCTCTCGGCAGGCAGGAAGGCCAGGTCCTGCTCACTCCTACTCAGAAGGGGTCTCACAGGTATGAGTACTAACCCTGTGATATTTCTCCTTGGctgttccctttttctcttttttttgagatggagtctagttcagtcactcaggctggagtgcaatggttcgatctcggctcactgtaacctctgcctcctggctacaagtgattcttctgcctcagcctcctcagtagctaggataacaggctcctgccaccactcccagctcatttttgcattttcagtagagacagggtttcaccaggttggcaaggctggttttgaactcctaacctcagacaATCCATCcacctcctaattttttttttttttttaagttctgcgatacatgtgcaggatgtacaggttggttacatgggtaaaagtgtgccatggtgctttgctgcacctgtcaacccatcacctaagtattaagccctgcatgcattagttGTTTATCCAGATGCTCTCCCTTCACCtgcccactgacaggccccagtgtgtgtcatTCGCCTCTCTAACACTGTACATATGCTAAGGCCCCTCCCTTGCTGATGACAAGTCTAAGTGATGGGTGACGGGGGCTCTCTTGCCTGTTTTTGTCTGGAGAGACTGCCTGGCTTCAGGTTCCTGATAGGAGTGAggacctggagtgcagtgtgagaAACAGATGGCTCAGTGAAGAGCTGTGATCATCCACTAGAGTCCCTGGAGGCAGACATATCATTTAGATGGTGTGGGTTTGTGTGCAGGAGGGCTGGAAGGTAGCTAGGGGTGAATCAATGTGTTGTGATTGTGACTGTGTCTGTAAATGTGTGTTTTCCCCCCAAAATGTGGCCCCACATGCCCAGCACAGTACAAGTGTCACTTTTCTTGACTTCCTGGTCTAtgtggtcctctcacctcagcctcccaagtcatgTCATTCTTCtaatagaaaggaagagaaacttcAGCACCACCATACTCTTTACATAAATAATCTCTTTCTTCCCTCACCACAGCTGTACCTGAAGGTCAGTTTAATATCCCTACTCCTTAGATGGAGAGCGTGCAGAAAGGAGTGAACCCAGATTTTGACCTCCTGAATGGAAGAGGCAAAAGAGAACCAGGAAATGGGTCCCAATGTTGATGGTCTGTATGACTCAACTGTGTCATCACTCAGGCTTGCTGATAGGACCCCACACCAGGGAGTTCCAGCACCTATGTGTGCCCCTGGAACTGTGTGGCCTATAAGCTGCCAAACTTTGCCCATTATCAAATGGGGTCCCGGTGGTCACATAACCCTGGGTAGCAAAAGGTACAGGGAACAAAAAATGGTGGCATGGACATTACTGTGAAATACACATAGAAAGCCCACAGGCTTCTGGTCGGATCACAGATTCTGAGAAGTGTAAGGGATCATGTAGAACAGTGTAGGTCAACATCTGTCAGTGCTGGGCTCATTCCTCAGCACTTGGTCAAAGCAGGGAAGATCAGGAAGATACTGCATTGTATTTCATAATATGACTACCTCAAGCCTTAGAGATGCTCCAAtccatggctgggtgtggtggctcaaacctgtaatcccagcactttgggaggccgaggcagtagatcacctgaggtcaggagtttgagaccagcctggccaacatggtgaaagcctgtctctactaaaaatgcaaaaattagccaggcatggtggcccatacctgtaatcccacctacttgggagactgaggctgcagaatcgcttgaacctgagaggtggaggttgcagtgagctaagattgagccactgcacactccagcctgggtgacagagtgagactctgtctccaaaaaataaataaataaaaagagatgctCCAATCCATAGCAGACAGAAAAGGGCTAGTGCCACATCAGAACTCAGGACAACATTATCATTAGCCTGGTTCCCATCATCCTCACTGGAGACCTCCTGCACAGCTAGGTGAGTGAGGCTCAGCACTCACCAGGTACTGATCCCCGTGATGGACTGTCCCACTGTCGGGGGCTGGGGCGAGCATGGGCAGCCACTGACTCAGTGGATGCACACACAGTGTAAAGAAATGGAAgatgtgggctgggcgcggtggctcatgcctataatcccagcactttgggaggccgaggcaggtggatcacaaggtaaagaAATTGTGGCCAttctggcaaacacggtgaaaccctgtctctactaaaaatacaaaaacataaccaggtgtagtggcgggcaactgtagtccctattcaggaggctgaggttaaagaatcacttgaacccaggaaacacaggttgcagtgatctgagatcacaccattgcactccagccagggcaacagaccaagattccatctaaataaataaataaataaataaataaataaataaaaatttaaaaaaataagctacCTTAAGGGATGGTAGAAAAGAAACAATCTGACCCTTACCTGATTCCTCTATTTAGGTACCAAACTGGCTAGATACGTAAGCTAGAGAATGGGATGGGGATTCCAAAATTGGGGTATTTGAATTTTCATTGCAAAAAGGGCTCTCCCTTTTCTAGATCAAAAAAGCCTCAGTGACAAATACAAGAGGCAGAGTCAGCCTTTGCCCCCATGCCCCAGATCTGGGAAAGCTGGCTATGGGCAGGAGGGAGCTGGAAGCTGAGGATGTCTCTGGGGATGAGGGtatgggaagggggtgagggtggCCACAGGCATGCCAGAGAGGAAACAGCACCCGTGGCTTTTTTACCTGTGGGCATCTTTTGGTTGCCGATGTGCTGCAGTTCGTGGCCCTCCGTGGCTCCCACATCCAGCTTGCCAGGCTCTACACTAGTGGATTCTGATGTTGCAGCAGCCACAGCCTCATAAATAACAGATTCATAACAGGGCGCCACCTTCCCCCTGCACCAGCTACAGGTGGAGTCGATACAACAGGTCAGTAGACACCCCATGGGACACCCACACTCCTCTCCACTCCTGCCTGAGACATCGATGAAACTGAAATGATGCTGTCCTAGCAGCCACACTACTGAGGCTGGCACAGCACTTGTAGAAGCAGCCTGACCCCAGGCAGATCTGGGGCCTCAGCCCTTACTCTGGTGCCACCTCCCAAACTGGCTGATCTATGAGGTCGGGGACCTGctgtcttctttgaaaaataaatgaacacgACAAGCGCCGAGAGGCACAAAAACTGCCGTGAGACAGCACAGTTGGAGCTCCTCCTCCTTCCACTGCCAGCTACCGACTGAGGGTTGCTGGCCCTGGCTGATGCCTATAACCACAAAGCTTCCTATGTCACCTGCTTACCAGGAAACAGCCAGGTCAGGCTAGTGACTCACAATGTCCAGCCCCACAGCCCCACACAATGCCTCACAATGCCCATCCCTGCTGCTGCCCACCTTGTGGCCACCCTGTCCCTCTGTGGTGATGGCACTACTCAGCCTTTTATTCACCCTGAGCTGCCTGAGCTTTCCAGTCCTGAGGAAAGTGCAGGGGAGTTATTACTGGAAGTCACCCTTGGCAAGAATATCAATAGAAAACCCTGGTacaaccaggcgcggtggctcatgcctggaatcctagcactttgggagcctgaggggggtggatcactaaccccatctctactaaaaatataagaatagcctggcgtggtagcgggcacttgtagtcccatctactcaagagcctgaggcaggagaattgtttgaactcaggagttacaggttgcagtgagccaagatcatgccattgaactgcagcctgggccaaagagagagattctgtctcaaaaaaaaaaaaaaaagagagagagagacattatgTTCATCTGGAAGAAAAGGTAAGGCTGAAGGCAGTGGAAATGACTGCAGTGGATGGAAAAGTCTTGTGATCATTTGGGAGAGAGAACAGGAAGCGCTAGATGATTAGATGTGGAAGAACAGGGcaagtaaaaggaaaaacaggctGCTGAGGCTCTAGTTTGAAGGACTGGGTAAATAGCAATGACTTTCTCCTACACAGAGAATGTAGGAAGAGGAATAGGTATGGGGAATAAGATAGTTTTCAGTTGGGTGCAAtgactcacgactgtaatcccagcactttgggaggccgagctgggcggattatgaggtcaggggtttgagaccagcctggccaacatggtgaaaccgcacctctactaaaattacaaaaattagccaggtgcgatggtgggtgccagtagtcccagctttgcaggagactaaggcaggagactcacttggaCCCAGGtcatggagtttgcagtgagccgagatcgtgccactgcattctagcctgagtgacagagcgagactccgtctcaaaaacaaaaacaaaaaaaaagacatagctTTGGACTCTTAAGTATTGCATTCAAATGGAGCTCTCTGGTAGAAGTTAGATAGAAACCTCTGTAGGATAACTCCATTCTGTGACATCTCAagtcatgttttttaaaaaaacacttacAAAGTCAAACCATTACGGAAATTTCCTAAAATTTGCATACTAAAATATGACAACTTTTTAGttattactttcctttttttttttttttttttttttgagacagagtctttgctctgtcacccaggctggggtgcagtggcacgatctcagctcacagcaagctttgcctcctgggtttacaccattctcctgcctcagcctcccgagtagctgggactacaggcgtccgctacctcgcttggctagttttttgtactttttttttagtagagacgggatttcaccgtgttagccaggatggtctcgatctcctgacctcacgatccgcctgtcttggactcccaaagtgctgggattacaggtttgagccaccgcgcccggcctagttatTACTTTCTTAGAGCAACTTTGAATTTACAATCGTAGTGAATGAGGTGTCATgtaaaataaagctgctatatataaatgacatttaaattttattgtcatCAGAGCATATAAAAAACAATTGAAGCCATGGATATGGCAGGGATTGCTTTAAAAAGCTGTGTCTAATGAGGGGAGCTGGAAAGAAAAGAGACTTGGGGGCCAGGTGTGCTGACTCactcccgtaatcccaacactttggaggccgacgcaggcggatcacctgaggtcaggaggagtttgagacgagccttgccaacatggcaaaaccccgtctctactaaaaatacaaaaattacctcagTGTTGCAGTgggcacctacaatcccagctattcgggtggctcaagcaggagaattgcttgaacccaggacacggatgttgcagtgagctaagatggtgccactgcactccagcatgggtgacagggcaagactctgtctaaaaaacaaaatggaaaagaaagaagacttgGGGAATAGGGAGGTTTAAGTGGCATTAAGTAAAGCCTACAAATGTGAGCAGTGAGAGTCAGGGTACCTGAGTGTTCATCAGAAATGGCTGATCGGGTGAGTCTCATCAAAATGGAGCTGGTGTCTGCTTCTCATTTCTCTAATGGCCGtacctagcacagtacctgatcAATAGGGACTCAACACATAATACCCCAATGAACACAGAAAAATTCTGCCAGTTCAAAACTATGTCCATACCCACCAACTTCCCTCATGGAGTTTTACTTCTTTCACTTACTGTAATGTTTTGAAGTCCATCCCTCCTGTGGCCTGTATccatagtttcttttctttgtataacTGAGCAGCACTCCACTGTATGCACAGACCACATGGGTCTATCTATTCTCTAGCTGacggacacttgggttgtttccagttgttGCCTGGAGTGAGTGAGGTTGCTGAGAACATTTAGGTATATGTCTTTTTGAacacatgctttcatttcttctaga comes from Macaca mulatta isolate MMU2019108-1 chromosome 10, T2T-MMU8v2.0, whole genome shotgun sequence and encodes:
- the LOC114670308 gene encoding uncharacterized protein LOC114670308 isoform X1, producing the protein MDFKTLHWCRGKVAPCYESVIYEAVAAATSESTSVEPGKLDVGATEGHELQHIGNQKMPTGPPEDSLSLKSLPPSEEDNDDAQILPSPVLARPEDGLFLRCSPQCKDEDDDDGDVDCDDDDDDVQIRAWKGKEIGFHHFGQAGLKLLTSRDLPNSVSETAGSTGVSHSTWPHCIF